The DNA sequence TAATTTTGCAGTTAAGAAGATGATATATGTAAAATAAATTCTTTAATTTTTGTTCGATACAATAAATTTATGTAAAGACGTCCAATCTGGACGTCTCTTATTTTTTATATAGTACTTAATGTTATAAATATAATGACTTTGTATTAAAATCTATTTTTTGTTAACACGATTTATCACAGTTCCATCTTTTACATAAGATAAAATAATTCTTACAGTTTCTTCTGCTACTGCAGTTTGAGCCTGCTCGGTTGATGCTCCTATATGATGTGTAACGTATACATTTTCTAATTCTTGAAGTTTGGAAGATACTGTTCCTGTTTTTTCTTCGGGTTCACCTTTAAAAACATCTAAACCAACTTTTAAATTTTTTTCTTTTACTGCATTTATAAGTGCATCCTCATCAACTACATCTGCACGCGATGTATTAATGAATATAGCACCATTTTTCATTAAGTTGAAAAGATTTTCATTAAATAAATTTTTTGTTTCCGAAGTAGCAGGCAGGTGAACAGAAATTACATCTGCTATTGGTAATACTTCTTCGAAATTTGAAAACTCTTTAACACCATCAAATTCAACTTTTACAATATCTTTTGCATAAACATTCATTCCAAAAGCTAAAGCTCGTTTTGCAACTTCTTTCCCGATATTCCCAAAACCTACAATAGCCAATGTCTTTCCAAATAAACCTTGAGCGTTCGAATATTCACCTTTATTCCACTTTCCCTGCTTAAAGTCGATTACATTATGAGGAATTCTTCTATCAAGTGCAATCATTAAACCAATAGTTAACTCAGCTACAGCAATTGCATTTTTACCGGGACAATTAGAAACAGGAATTCCTTTTTTGTTTGCAGCTTGAATATCAATATTATTTACACCAGCTCCCGCTCGAATAATTAATTTAAGATTAGTTCCTTTTTCGATAGTTTCGGCATTAACGATAGTCGATCTTACAACAATACAATCAACATCTTTTGCAGCTTCTGGTAAATCTTTTTCTCCAAGTTTAGGGTTGTAAATTACATCAATATTATTTTCTTTAAGTTGTTGAATAAAAGTTTCGGGGAATTTGTCTGCAATTAATATTCTCATTTTTACCTCTTTATTTTAAAATAGGGATTTTAATGCCGAATTTTTTTGCATTATCGATTGCCTTTTGATAACCTGCATCAGCATGACGAACTATACCCATAGCCGGGTCATAATTTAAAACTCTTTCGAGACGTGCTTCTGCTTCTTTTGTACCATCTGCTACTATAACCATACCAGCATGAATTGATTTACCAATTCCCACTCCTCCACCATGATGAACAGAAACCCAGCTGGCACCACCTATTGTATTTAATAATGCATTAAGAATGGGCCAATCTGCAATTGCATCACTACCATCAAGCATACCTTCAGTTTCTCGATTTGGAGAAGCTACAGAGCCACAATCTAAATGATCCCTGCCAATTACAATAGGGGCTTTAACTTTTCCTTCTGCTACAAGTTGATTAAAAATTTTCCCCATTTTTGCTCTTTCGCCATATCCAAGCCAGCAAATTCTTGCAGGTAATCCCTGAAAGTGAACTTTTTTCTGAGCTAAATTAATCCATCTAACTAAAGATTCATTTTGTGGAAAAGTTTCTATTACTGCTTTATCTGTAATATAAATATCTTCTGGATCTCCACTTAATGCAGCCCATCTGAATGGTCCTTTCCCATCACAAAATAATGGTCTAATATATTCAGGTACAAAACCAGGAATATCGAATGCATTATCTACGCCGTTATCTTTTGCTTCGCCACGAATGTTATTTCCATAGTCAAATACAACAGAGCCACGTGCTTGAAATTCAAGAATTGCTTTTACATGAACTACAATTGTTTGCTTTGCAAGTTCAATATATTTCTTTGGATTAGTTTTTCTTAAGTCGAGAGCTTCTTCGAAACTCATTCCCATTGGAACATAGCCATTTAAAGTATCGTGAGCAGAAGTTTGATCTGTTACTATATCAGGCGTAATATTTTTTTCTAATATTTTAGGTAATATTTCACCTGCATTTCCAACTAAGCCAACTGATATTGGTTTCTTTTTTTCTTTTGCATCAAGTACAATTTTTAGTGCTTCATCTAAATTTTCTGTCATAATATCAAGATAACCAGTATCGATTCTTTTTTTAATACGAGCTTTATCAACTTCAACTCCTAAGAAAGCAGCTCCATTCATTGTTGCAGCAAGTGGTTGTGCCCCACCCATACCACCAAGTCCAGAAGTAAGTAAGAATTTACCTTCAAGACTTCCATTAAAATGTTTATTAGCACAAGCTGCAAAAGTTTCATATGTTCCTTGTAAAATCCCTTGAGTTCCTATATAAATCCAGCTACCGGCAGTCATCTGTCCATACATTGTTAAACCTAAGGCATCAAGTCGACGAAATTCATCCCAGGTTGCCCAAGCAGGAACAAGCATTGCATTTGATATTATTACTCTTGGTGCATCTGGATATGTTTTGAAAATTGCAACAGGTTTACCTGATTGTATGAGAAGTGTTTCATCGGATTCAAGATTTTTTAATGATTCTATAATTGCTTCATAAGCTTCCCAGTTACGTGCTGCTTTACCTGAACCACCATACACAATTAATTCATCAGGTTTTTCTGCAACTTCGGGATCGAGATTATTCATAAGCATTCTCATCGCAGCTTCTTGAATCCAGCCTTTGCAGGTTAATTTGTTACCACGAGGTGCTTTAATATTTTTTAATATCATTTTAATCAGTGAAATGATTTTCTAATAAATTTTTATATTGTGTATAAACCGATTTTAATAACCATCTTTTAATAAAACCAGATTTTTTAATTTGCTTTTCTAAATGTTCAACATTTTCTTTTAATCTAAAGACTAATTTAGTTTTTTCTTCTTTTGTGAATTTAATTTCTTCGGTTGACTCACTTAGTTTATCCAGAATAGAATTAAATGCACGAATATCACCGTAAAATTTTTCATCACCACTAATTTGTTTTAATAGAGTTTTGCAGAATGTTTCGAGTAATTTTTTTTCATTTTTGTTGAAATGATATGTGTAATTCTTGAAAAGTTGTTTGGCCATATTTGCTATACCTTTAGTGATAGAAGTTTTTCTCTCATTTTTTGAAAACCAGGTTTGATAACATTGTAAATATAATGAAGTCTCTCTTTGTAAGGAATAAATGATGATTTCATAGCATTTATGTTTAGTTTTTCAATATCATCAAGATTCAAACCAAACATTTCACTTGCAATTACATATTCTTTTGTTAATGTAGTATTGCTCATTAATCTATCATCTGTATTGAGAAAGACTCTAAATTTTTCTCTGTATAATTTTATGAATGGATGATTTTCGAGTTTATCAACTGCCCCTGTATGAACATTACTTAGTAAATTTATTTCGAGAGGAAGACGAGTATCAAGAATATATTGAGCTAATTCTCCAAGTGCTACAACATTTCCATCTTTATCAAAAACTATATCTTCTGTTAAACGTGTAGCATGACCAATTCTATGAGCTCCGCATATCTGAATTGCCTGCCATATTGATTCTTTTCCAAATGCTTCTCCTGCGTGAATAGTAATATTAAAATTTTTCTGTTTGATAAATTGAAAAGCTTCAAGATGTTTTTTGGGAGGATAACCACCTTCTTCACCTGCTAAATCAAAACCAACCACTCCGTGTTTTCTAAAATTAACAGCAAGTTCAGCAATTTCAAGTGTATTTTTCATATTTCTCATTCCACATAAAATTAATCCATAACCAACACCAAAATCTTGTTTCCCTTTTTCAAGTCCTTCGAGTACTGCATTTATTATATCTTCATAATATAAACCTTTTTGTGTATGAAATACTGGTGCAAAGCGTGTTTCAACATAACAGACGCCATCATTTTTCATATCTTCCATCATTTCATATGCAACACGAAATAAAGCTTCTTTAGTTTGCATTACTGCACAGGTATGTTCAAATCCCTGCAAATATTCTTTGAGATTACCTTTGTTTGCACCACGATGAAACCATTCACGTAATTCTTCGGGATCAGTTGTAGGTAATTTATTATACTTAATATCTTTAGCTAATTCGATTATAGTTTGCGGACGAAGACCACCATCCAAATGGTCATGCAATAATACTTTGGGAACACTTCGAATAATTTCTTCTATATGCATTTTTATTTCCTTTTAATTTCAAAAATATTCTTTTGATGTTCTAAAATCAATTTTGAAATTATCTTAATAATTATCATTAATAAGCATAAAACAGTAATTATAAGTTCTTTTTTTATTTGAAAGTTAATCCATATTTTAGAACAAGTGAACAATTAATTATTGGTTATCCAATAATAATATAAGGAAAAATTTTTATGTCAATTACAAAAGAAGAAGCACTAAAATATCATAGCGAAGGTAGAAAAGGTAAAATTGAAGTAATACCAACTAAACCCTGTTATACTGCGAGAGAATTATCATTAGCCTACACACCTGGAGTAGCAGAACCGTGCAGAGAAATTGAAAAAAATGAAGAAGATGTTTACAAGTATACTGCAAAAGGGAATCTTGTTGCAGTTGTTTCTAATGGCACAGCAGTACTGGGATTAGGAGATATTGGTCCGCATGCAGGTAAACCAGTTATGGAAGGAAAAGGAGTTTTGTTTAAGAGATTTGCTGATATTGATGTTTTTGATATTGAACTAAATACACATGATCCTAAAGAAGTAATTAGAGCTGTTCAATTACTTGAACCAACATTTGGCGGAATTAATCTTGAGGATATTAAAGCCCCCGAGTGTTTTGAGATTGAAGAAGAATTAATCAGAACAATGAACATTCCCGTATTTCATGACGATCAGCATGGAACAGCAATTATATCGTGTGCAGCTTTGATTAATGCAGCCGAAATAGCAGGTAAAGATCTTTCTGAATTAAAAATTGTTGTATCTGGAGCCGGTGCTGCGGCTATTGCTTGTTGTAATATGTATATGCTGGCAGGTGTAAAACGCGAAAATATATCAATGTTTGATACGAAAGGTCATATTAATAAAACAAGAACAGACTTAAATAAGTACAAAGCTCAATTTGCTCAGGATATAGTTTATAAAGATTTAGCAGATGCTATGAAAGGAGCTGATGTATTTATTGGTTTATCAAAAGGGAATATTGTATCGAAAGAAATGGTTAAATCAATGGCAAAAAATCCTATTGTATTTGCAATGGCAAATCCAGATCCAGAAATAAGTTATGAAGATGCAATTGATGCAAGAAAAGATATAATTATGGCAACAGGTAGAAGTGATTATCCAAATCAAGTAAATAATGTTCTTGGATTTCCATTTATTTTTAGAGGAGCTCTTGATGTTCGTGCAAGAAAAATAAATGAAGAAATGAAAATGGCAGCAACAAAAGCTCTGGCTGAATTAGCACGAGAAAAAGTTCCAGAAGTTGTAATCAATGCTTATGGTGGTAAAGAATTTTCTTTTGGTCCTGAATATATTATTCCTAAACCTTTTGATCCAAGAGTTTTATGGTATGTTGCACCAGCTGTTGCTCAAGCAGCTATGGATACAGGAGTTGCACGCAAACCAATAGAAGATATGAATGCTTACAAAGAGCAGCTTCAAGAAAGAATGGGATTTTCGACAGAAATAGTAAGAGTAATGGTTCATAAAGCCCGTAAAAATCCAAAACGAATTGTTTACCCTGAAGGTGAAGAAGAAAAAATTATTCGTGCTGCTCATTCTGTTTATGATGAAAATATTGGTCTCCCAATCCTTCTGGGAAATGAAAATGTTATTAGAAATAAAATTAAAGAATTAGGTTATGAAGAAAATATTTTTGAAATTATTGATCCAACAAAATCTCCCAAGGTAAATATTTATGCAGAAGAATTTTATAAAAAACGTCAAAGAAAAGGTGTAACTAAAAAAGATGCTCTGGATATGATGAAAATTCCTAATTACTTTGGTGCTATGATGGTAGAACTTGGGGATGCAGATGCTATGCTGAGTGGTTTGACTTCTCACTATCCACAAACTATAAGACCAGCATTGCAATGTATTGGAGTTAAAGAAGGTTTCAAAATTGTTTCTGGAATGTATATCGTAATTATTAAGAGAAGAATATTCTTCTTTGCAGATACTACTGTAAATGTTGATCCAACTGCAGAACAACTGGCAGAAATTGCAATCAATTCAGCAGAAACTGTAAAGATGTTTGATATTGTGCCTAAAATTGCTATGCTTTCATTTAGCAACTTTGGTAGTGCACCTTATCCACAATCTCAAAAAGTTGCCCAAGCTGTTCAAATAGTAAAGTCTAAACGACCAGATTTAATAATTGATGGAGAAATGCAGGCAGACACAGCAGTAGTACCCGAAAAACTTGAAACCGAATTTCCTTTTGCAAATCTCAAAGGTGGAGCAAATCTATTAATATTCCCAAATCTGGATGCTGGTAATATTGCATATAAACTACTGCAAAGATTAACAGATGCAATTGTTATTGGTCCTATCCTTGTAGGAATGAAAAAACCAGTTCATGTTATTCAAAAGGGCGATACAGAAAGAGATATAATTAATATGTCTGCAATTGCAGTAGTTGAAGCCGAGAATGCAAAGCAATAAAGCAAATGATTTAAGAGCGAATCTTTATTGGATTCGCTCTTTTATAGGGAGATGATTGCTTGTTTATTTTGTAGTTGAGTTTTAATTTGCTTACTCATTAATCTTTAATAAAAAGTGCTTAAAAATGTATTATACATAAGTGCAAGTATTATTATTTTTTTTATTGGTTTAATATGTTATGGAATTTTGCTTAACTTAAGAGAAATTGATTTGAGTGATGCTTTGAGAGAAAAAGGGATTGATAAAATTAATAACCCGTGGATTAAAGTTGAT is a window from the Rosettibacter firmus genome containing:
- a CDS encoding hydroxyacid dehydrogenase, which translates into the protein MRILIADKFPETFIQQLKENNIDVIYNPKLGEKDLPEAAKDVDCIVVRSTIVNAETIEKGTNLKLIIRAGAGVNNIDIQAANKKGIPVSNCPGKNAIAVAELTIGLMIALDRRIPHNVIDFKQGKWNKGEYSNAQGLFGKTLAIVGFGNIGKEVAKRALAFGMNVYAKDIVKVEFDGVKEFSNFEEVLPIADVISVHLPATSETKNLFNENLFNLMKNGAIFINTSRADVVDEDALINAVKEKNLKVGLDVFKGEPEEKTGTVSSKLQELENVYVTHHIGASTEQAQTAVAEETVRIILSYVKDGTVINRVNKK
- the hutU gene encoding urocanate hydratase, encoding MILKNIKAPRGNKLTCKGWIQEAAMRMLMNNLDPEVAEKPDELIVYGGSGKAARNWEAYEAIIESLKNLESDETLLIQSGKPVAIFKTYPDAPRVIISNAMLVPAWATWDEFRRLDALGLTMYGQMTAGSWIYIGTQGILQGTYETFAACANKHFNGSLEGKFLLTSGLGGMGGAQPLAATMNGAAFLGVEVDKARIKKRIDTGYLDIMTENLDEALKIVLDAKEKKKPISVGLVGNAGEILPKILEKNITPDIVTDQTSAHDTLNGYVPMGMSFEEALDLRKTNPKKYIELAKQTIVVHVKAILEFQARGSVVFDYGNNIRGEAKDNGVDNAFDIPGFVPEYIRPLFCDGKGPFRWAALSGDPEDIYITDKAVIETFPQNESLVRWINLAQKKVHFQGLPARICWLGYGERAKMGKIFNQLVAEGKVKAPIVIGRDHLDCGSVASPNRETEGMLDGSDAIADWPILNALLNTIGGASWVSVHHGGGVGIGKSIHAGMVIVADGTKEAEARLERVLNYDPAMGIVRHADAGYQKAIDNAKKFGIKIPILK
- a CDS encoding adenosine deaminase, which produces MHIEEIIRSVPKVLLHDHLDGGLRPQTIIELAKDIKYNKLPTTDPEELREWFHRGANKGNLKEYLQGFEHTCAVMQTKEALFRVAYEMMEDMKNDGVCYVETRFAPVFHTQKGLYYEDIINAVLEGLEKGKQDFGVGYGLILCGMRNMKNTLEIAELAVNFRKHGVVGFDLAGEEGGYPPKKHLEAFQFIKQKNFNITIHAGEAFGKESIWQAIQICGAHRIGHATRLTEDIVFDKDGNVVALGELAQYILDTRLPLEINLLSNVHTGAVDKLENHPFIKLYREKFRVFLNTDDRLMSNTTLTKEYVIASEMFGLNLDDIEKLNINAMKSSFIPYKERLHYIYNVIKPGFQKMREKLLSLKV
- a CDS encoding NADP-dependent malic enzyme yields the protein MSITKEEALKYHSEGRKGKIEVIPTKPCYTARELSLAYTPGVAEPCREIEKNEEDVYKYTAKGNLVAVVSNGTAVLGLGDIGPHAGKPVMEGKGVLFKRFADIDVFDIELNTHDPKEVIRAVQLLEPTFGGINLEDIKAPECFEIEEELIRTMNIPVFHDDQHGTAIISCAALINAAEIAGKDLSELKIVVSGAGAAAIACCNMYMLAGVKRENISMFDTKGHINKTRTDLNKYKAQFAQDIVYKDLADAMKGADVFIGLSKGNIVSKEMVKSMAKNPIVFAMANPDPEISYEDAIDARKDIIMATGRSDYPNQVNNVLGFPFIFRGALDVRARKINEEMKMAATKALAELAREKVPEVVINAYGGKEFSFGPEYIIPKPFDPRVLWYVAPAVAQAAMDTGVARKPIEDMNAYKEQLQERMGFSTEIVRVMVHKARKNPKRIVYPEGEEEKIIRAAHSVYDENIGLPILLGNENVIRNKIKELGYEENIFEIIDPTKSPKVNIYAEEFYKKRQRKGVTKKDALDMMKIPNYFGAMMVELGDADAMLSGLTSHYPQTIRPALQCIGVKEGFKIVSGMYIVIIKRRIFFFADTTVNVDPTAEQLAEIAINSAETVKMFDIVPKIAMLSFSNFGSAPYPQSQKVAQAVQIVKSKRPDLIIDGEMQADTAVVPEKLETEFPFANLKGGANLLIFPNLDAGNIAYKLLQRLTDAIVIGPILVGMKKPVHVIQKGDTERDIINMSAIAVVEAENAKQ